One segment of Planctomycetaceae bacterium DNA contains the following:
- a CDS encoding UvrD-helicase domain-containing protein, with protein sequence MNLAGLNAPQRDAVTTLSGPLLVLAGAGTGKTRVITYRMANLIASGIRPDRILSVTFTNKAAREMRARAFALIGRRLQQKPTVSTFHAYCVRVLRENIDSLGYPKGFAIYDRGDQESAARTALREIRLGDKAMKPGDLLNRVSRWKMAGVTEDQAGDYAESDFDFLAAMGYRRYQKQLRSTGAVDFDDLLLLTSRLFREHPDVLQKHQSRFDHVQIDEYQDTNAVQFELVERLVAAHGNICVVGDDDQSIYGWRGAEVEHILNFGGHFPGTKTVRLENNYRCTDRIVEVANRLVKHNRHRHDKKLIAHKHQGSPIRILAYKDETEEAENVVREIAYLISELGVRPKDVAILFRTNEQPRLFETELRRLNVPYRLVGGQSFFDRKEIRDALAYMKALAMPKDEVSLLRIINTPARGIGETTTEKLIALAVSRGESLWDVLPDAVASGAIPQKASVALRDFRILLGRYQAAMRDQPANMAQIARRLLQEVNYDAEIERHYKDESQQEIRKSVLQDFVNSMGQYVEREDNPTLAGFLETTALMDRDDETDSGENPDVVTLMTLHSAKGLEFPRVYLVGMEEGLLPHKRSVESNLEKDIAEERRLAYVGVTRAMDYLTLTRAKSRMKWGKRRDSNCSRFLFEMQKDPGTVLQEEHVGDDEESQTPPSPREPMTIRIPHDNDDPPF encoded by the coding sequence GCTGTGACTACGCTTTCCGGGCCGCTGCTTGTGCTTGCGGGAGCGGGGACCGGGAAGACTCGCGTGATCACCTACCGCATGGCGAACCTGATCGCCAGCGGAATTCGGCCCGACCGCATTCTGTCGGTCACCTTCACGAACAAGGCCGCTCGCGAAATGCGCGCACGCGCGTTCGCGCTGATCGGCCGGCGACTGCAGCAGAAACCGACCGTGTCCACGTTTCACGCGTATTGCGTGCGGGTTCTGCGCGAAAACATCGATTCTCTGGGCTATCCGAAGGGCTTTGCGATCTACGACCGCGGCGATCAGGAATCGGCGGCCCGTACGGCTCTGCGGGAAATCCGGCTGGGCGACAAGGCCATGAAACCCGGTGATCTGCTGAACCGTGTCAGCCGCTGGAAGATGGCCGGTGTCACCGAAGACCAGGCCGGCGACTATGCGGAATCGGACTTCGACTTTCTGGCCGCCATGGGATATCGCAGATACCAGAAGCAACTGCGGTCAACGGGAGCCGTCGACTTCGACGACCTGCTGCTGCTGACTTCGCGGCTGTTTCGTGAACATCCGGATGTCCTGCAGAAGCACCAGTCGCGGTTCGATCATGTTCAGATTGACGAATACCAGGACACCAACGCCGTCCAGTTTGAACTTGTCGAAAGGCTTGTCGCCGCTCACGGCAATATCTGCGTTGTCGGCGACGATGACCAGTCCATCTACGGCTGGCGCGGCGCGGAGGTCGAACACATCCTGAACTTCGGCGGGCACTTCCCAGGCACGAAAACGGTTCGTCTGGAGAACAACTATCGCTGCACCGACCGCATCGTGGAAGTTGCCAATCGACTGGTGAAGCACAATCGCCACCGGCATGACAAGAAGCTGATTGCTCACAAGCACCAGGGTTCGCCGATTCGGATTCTTGCCTACAAGGATGAAACGGAAGAAGCGGAAAACGTCGTTCGGGAAATCGCCTACCTGATCAGCGAACTGGGAGTCCGGCCGAAGGATGTGGCGATTTTGTTTCGCACCAATGAGCAGCCGCGACTTTTCGAAACGGAACTGCGGCGGCTGAATGTTCCGTATCGGCTTGTCGGCGGTCAGTCATTCTTCGACCGAAAGGAAATCCGCGACGCTCTGGCCTACATGAAAGCGCTGGCGATGCCAAAGGATGAAGTGTCGCTGCTGCGCATCATCAACACGCCGGCTCGGGGCATCGGCGAAACCACCACCGAAAAGCTGATCGCTCTGGCCGTTTCGCGGGGCGAAAGCCTGTGGGACGTGCTGCCGGATGCCGTCGCGTCCGGAGCGATTCCTCAAAAGGCATCCGTCGCGCTGCGGGACTTTCGAATTCTGCTGGGACGCTACCAGGCAGCGATGCGCGATCAGCCGGCGAACATGGCGCAGATCGCTCGCCGGCTGCTGCAGGAAGTCAACTATGACGCCGAAATCGAACGACACTACAAGGACGAATCTCAGCAGGAAATTCGCAAGTCCGTGCTGCAGGACTTCGTCAATTCCATGGGGCAATATGTGGAACGCGAAGACAACCCGACTCTGGCCGGTTTCCTGGAAACCACTGCGCTGATGGACCGCGACGACGAAACGGATTCGGGAGAAAACCCCGACGTTGTGACTCTGATGACGCTGCATTCGGCCAAGGGACTGGAATTCCCGAGAGTCTACCTGGTCGGCATGGAAGAAGGGCTGCTGCCTCACAAACGCAGCGTCGAAAGCAATCTGGAAAAGGATATCGCGGAAGAACGCCGGCTGGCCTACGTTGGAGTCACGCGTGCGATGGACTACCTGACACTGACGCGCGCGAAGTCCCGCATGAAATGGGGCAAACGCCGCGATTCGAATTGTTCGCGATTCCTGTTCGAAATGCAGAAGGACCCCGGGACCGTCCTGCAGGAAGAACACGTGGGCGATGACGAAGAATCGCAGACACCGCCTTCGCCGCGTGAACCAATGACTATTCGAATTCCTCATGACAACGATGATCCGCCTTTTTGA
- a CDS encoding DUF1805 domain-containing protein, with protein MPNLPKAEHRELTTDFGTAVGASYAWNGGQYCAIHTSRGVVGCGIYDIECANKFGMAFAIARGTPDHPLREPEDLYEARIVAVSGAAEQLGIAPGMTGLEALRRMLQADSDQ; from the coding sequence ATGCCAAATCTGCCCAAAGCCGAACATCGGGAACTGACAACGGACTTCGGCACGGCTGTCGGAGCGTCCTATGCCTGGAACGGCGGACAATACTGCGCGATTCACACTTCACGCGGAGTCGTCGGCTGCGGCATCTACGATATTGAATGTGCCAACAAATTCGGAATGGCGTTCGCGATTGCGCGGGGGACTCCCGATCATCCGCTGCGCGAGCCGGAGGACCTTTACGAAGCACGTATCGTGGCCGTCAGCGGCGCCGCTGAACAATTGGGAATCGCGCCGGGAATGACGGGACTGGAAGCTCTGCGACGAATGCTGCAGGCGGATTCCGACCAATAG